One Gigantopelta aegis isolate Gae_Host chromosome 1, Gae_host_genome, whole genome shotgun sequence genomic region harbors:
- the LOC121372015 gene encoding zinc finger BED domain-containing protein 4-like, giving the protein MIRSVLKIPKDKLDQLDTHTLSNHDRVLLTDLVEILSLFEEATDYAQTQNKVSASYILPCIRGLKAELSNMEYRFHNKVVSFLSASVTERPTQYEDTESLILATILDPRFKLQWCASDSDECGAKRNLLKHHCNLISDQKETGTVNVEHIRSPPRKKSRLFGYMDSAPIIPKVNTGTVEGEIQNYLSTPCILENSEALEYWNMHQESHPSLSKLAVKYLGIPSSSAAVE; this is encoded by the coding sequence ATGATCAGATCTGTTTTGAAAATTCCAAAGGACAAACTTGACCAGCTGGACACTCACACGCTGTCCAATCATGATCGTGTACTTCTCACAGATCTTGTGGAAATCTTATCCCTATTTGAGGAAGCAACTGATTATGCACAAACGCAGAACAAGGTATCAGCCAGCTATATCCTACCTTGCATTCGTGGTTTGAAGGCTGAACTGAGTAACATGGAGTATAGGTTCCATAATAAGGTTGTGTCATTTTTGAGTGCATCAGTGACCGAAAGACCGACCCAGTACGAAGACACCGAATCACTCATTCTAGCGACCATCTTGGATCCAAGATTCAAACTCCAGTGGTGTGCTTCCGATTCCGATGAATGTGGTGCAAAACGCAATCTTTTGAAACACCACTGCAACCTGATCTCCGACCAAAAGGAAACAGGAACTGTTAATGTTGAGCACATCCGTTCGCCTCCACGCAAGAAAAGCAGATTATTCGGATACATGGACAGTGCGCCAATTATACCTAAGGTTAACACAGGAACCGTGGAAGGTGAGATCCAGAATTATCTGTCAACACCATGCATCCTTGAAAACAGTGAAGCCCTCGAGTATTGGAACATGCACCAGGAATCTCACCCTTCCCTTTCTAAGCTGGCTGTTAAGTACCTGGGAATCCCATCATCATCAGCTGCTGTGGAATGA